From Prochlorococcus marinus XMU1419, a single genomic window includes:
- a CDS encoding SufD family Fe-S cluster assembly protein, with translation MEIIEKIKTNKSDDNLTEIQKICLHKLQSSPLPNPKSELWRLSNKSKLSNFLDYSVNEKDSKYDIPYPKNSQSNIRLIIGENCQIKLIKENYSIQQLSEDELQKYIKEEISFFKQNENWSDLLNLSLSCKDNILGLKINGSKIPPIEIFSHASSNSLTAKTLVIFLEKNCDVELLQVNLGKENSSLSQSTFFCLKENSSVNHGVVSYGEIRSNLLNSLNVIQEKNSTYNLGSLHFKFNYARFEISIKQSAGNAKTNIKGMQITKNDEQISTYTKIEFNGPNGFLDQINKSLADDKSHAIFEGSIIVPKIAQRTDASQLSRNLLLSNLAQIDTKPQLEIIADDVKCKHGATISQLNEEELFYMRTRGITLTEASKLQLSSYFQEIISFIPISKDKWDLLDKLLNEN, from the coding sequence ATGGAAATTATTGAAAAAATAAAAACTAATAAATCGGATGATAACCTCACAGAAATACAAAAAATCTGTCTTCATAAATTACAATCAAGCCCTCTCCCTAATCCTAAAAGTGAACTATGGAGACTTTCAAATAAATCAAAATTGTCAAACTTTTTAGATTACTCAGTTAATGAAAAAGATTCAAAATATGATATACCATATCCAAAAAATTCTCAAAGTAATATTAGATTAATAATTGGTGAGAATTGCCAAATTAAATTAATAAAGGAAAATTATTCAATACAGCAATTAAGTGAGGATGAATTACAAAAATATATCAAAGAAGAGATATCTTTTTTTAAGCAAAACGAAAATTGGAGTGACCTGCTAAATCTATCTTTAAGTTGTAAAGATAATATTTTGGGATTAAAAATAAATGGATCAAAAATTCCTCCTATTGAAATTTTTAGTCACGCATCAAGTAATTCTTTAACCGCAAAAACCCTCGTAATATTTTTAGAAAAGAATTGTGATGTTGAATTATTACAAGTAAATCTTGGTAAAGAAAACTCTTCATTATCTCAATCAACTTTCTTTTGCTTGAAAGAAAATAGTTCCGTAAATCATGGTGTTGTTTCGTACGGTGAAATCAGATCAAATCTATTAAATTCTCTCAATGTAATTCAAGAAAAAAATAGTACATACAACTTAGGATCTTTACATTTCAAATTTAATTACGCGAGATTTGAAATTAGTATTAAACAATCTGCTGGAAACGCTAAAACAAATATCAAAGGTATGCAAATAACAAAAAACGATGAGCAGATTTCAACCTATACAAAAATAGAATTTAATGGACCAAATGGATTTCTAGATCAAATTAATAAATCACTTGCTGATGATAAATCACATGCAATATTTGAAGGTTCAATAATAGTTCCGAAAATTGCCCAGAGAACTGATGCTTCCCAATTAAGCAGAAATTTACTTTTATCAAACCTCGCGCAAATAGATACCAAACCCCAATTAGAAATAATTGCTGATGATGTCAAATGCAAACATGGTGCTACAATCTCGCAACTAAATGAAGAGGAACTTTTTTATATGCGAACAAGAGGGATCACATTAACA
- the sufC gene encoding Fe-S cluster assembly ATPase SufC — protein MQSKMKESDPILEVENLSASTDNLPILKGVSLTVYPGEIHAIMGRNGCGKSTLSKIIAGHPSYNITNGNIKFLGENINSLEPEERSQSGIFLGFQYPIEIPGVSNLEFLRVSTNARRKFLNKEELDTFDFEELVKEKLEIVKMDHAFLSRSVNQGFSGGEKKRNEILQMALLEPKIAILDETDSGLDIDALRIVASGIKKISNTQTGIILITHYQRLLDEIKPNYVHVMSDGQIIKTGESDLALELEEKGYEWTDNFIKET, from the coding sequence ATGCAAAGTAAAATGAAAGAATCAGATCCAATTTTAGAAGTTGAAAATCTATCTGCATCTACTGATAATCTTCCAATTTTAAAAGGGGTTTCACTTACTGTCTATCCTGGAGAAATCCATGCCATTATGGGAAGAAATGGATGTGGCAAAAGTACTCTTTCGAAAATCATTGCAGGACATCCCTCGTATAATATTACAAATGGCAACATAAAATTTTTAGGTGAAAACATCAACTCTCTTGAACCTGAAGAGAGATCTCAATCAGGAATTTTTCTTGGTTTTCAATATCCAATTGAGATTCCAGGTGTAAGTAATCTTGAGTTTCTTAGAGTTTCAACTAATGCTAGAAGGAAATTCCTCAATAAAGAAGAATTGGATACTTTTGATTTTGAAGAATTAGTTAAAGAAAAATTAGAAATTGTGAAAATGGATCATGCATTCCTATCGAGGAGTGTCAATCAAGGCTTTTCCGGAGGTGAAAAAAAAAGAAATGAGATTCTGCAAATGGCTTTACTTGAGCCCAAAATCGCAATATTAGATGAGACCGATTCTGGTCTAGATATCGATGCTCTAAGAATAGTGGCATCAGGAATTAAAAAAATATCTAATACACAAACTGGAATTATACTTATTACCCACTATCAAAGATTATTAGATGAGATTAAACCAAATTATGTCCATGTTATGTCAGACGGGCAAATCATAAAAACTGGTGAGAGTGATCTTGCTCTAGAGCTTGAGGAAAAAGGGTATGAATGGACTGATAACTTTATAAAAGAGACCTGA
- the sufB gene encoding Fe-S cluster assembly protein SufB, translated as MANENLVKDVVKEPYKYGFVTDIETEKISKGLNEDIVRLISKKKEEPQYLLDFRLKAFKKWQKMDEPDWAGLGYKQIDYQDIIYYSAPKQKEKISSLDEVDPKLLETFDKLGIPLTEQKKLTNVAVDAVFDSVSIATTFREELAEHGVIFCSISEAVKNHSDLIERYLGTVVPASDNYFAALNSAVFSDGSFVYIPKGVKCPMDLSSYFRINSGDSGQFERTLIIAEESSSVSYLEGCTAPMFDTNTLHAAVVELIALDDASIKYSTVQNWYAGDEEGIGGIFNFVTKRGKCLGKRSKISWSQVETGSAITWKYPSCLLLGEESVGEFYSVALTNNLQQADTGTKMIHIGPKTKSTIVSKGISAGNSKNSYRGLVKMGTKATGSRNYSQCDSMLIGDQASANTFPYIKSQQPNSEIEHEASTCRISEDQLFYLQSRGIEFEEAVSMMVSGFCRDVFNQLPMEFAAEADKLLALKLEGSVG; from the coding sequence ATGGCCAACGAAAATTTAGTTAAAGATGTAGTAAAAGAGCCTTACAAATATGGTTTCGTTACTGATATAGAAACTGAAAAAATTTCAAAGGGATTGAATGAAGATATAGTTAGACTTATTTCAAAAAAAAAGGAGGAACCACAATACCTTCTTGATTTTAGATTAAAAGCTTTTAAAAAATGGCAAAAAATGGATGAACCTGATTGGGCAGGATTAGGATACAAACAAATCGATTATCAAGATATAATTTATTACTCTGCTCCCAAACAAAAAGAGAAAATTTCTAGTTTGGATGAAGTTGATCCCAAACTTCTTGAGACTTTTGACAAATTAGGAATACCTCTTACCGAGCAAAAAAAACTCACAAATGTAGCGGTGGATGCAGTCTTTGATAGTGTTTCTATAGCTACTACTTTTAGAGAAGAACTTGCTGAACATGGAGTTATATTCTGCTCAATTAGTGAAGCTGTAAAAAATCACTCGGATTTGATTGAAAGATATTTAGGTACAGTTGTTCCAGCTAGTGATAATTATTTTGCAGCACTAAATTCTGCTGTATTTAGTGATGGTTCTTTTGTTTATATCCCAAAAGGTGTTAAATGTCCCATGGACCTATCTTCTTACTTCAGAATTAATAGTGGAGATTCTGGACAATTTGAAAGAACTCTTATCATTGCTGAAGAATCAAGTTCTGTAAGTTACCTAGAAGGCTGTACAGCACCAATGTTTGATACAAATACCCTACATGCTGCCGTTGTGGAACTCATAGCTCTTGACGACGCCTCAATAAAATATTCAACAGTGCAAAATTGGTATGCTGGTGATGAAGAAGGTATTGGCGGAATTTTTAATTTTGTCACCAAGAGAGGAAAATGTTTAGGTAAGAGAAGTAAAATTAGCTGGTCTCAAGTTGAAACAGGGTCTGCAATTACATGGAAATATCCTAGCTGTCTTCTTTTAGGGGAAGAATCTGTTGGAGAATTTTATTCAGTGGCTCTCACCAATAATCTTCAGCAAGCAGATACCGGCACAAAAATGATCCATATTGGTCCTAAGACCAAATCAACTATTGTTAGCAAAGGTATTAGTGCAGGTAACTCAAAAAATAGCTACAGAGGTCTTGTCAAAATGGGAACAAAAGCTACAGGATCAAGAAATTACAGTCAATGTGATTCAATGTTAATAGGGGATCAAGCTTCTGCAAATACATTCCCTTACATCAAATCTCAACAACCCAATTCTGAAATTGAGCATGAAGCAAGCACATGTAGAATCTCAGAAGATCAACTTTTTTATCTCCAAAGCAGAGGTATAGAATTTGAGGAGGCAGTATCTATGATGGTCAGCGGTTTTTGCAGAGATGTATTTAATCAATTACCTATGGAATTTGCTGCTGAAGCAGATAAGTTACTGGCACTTAAACTAGAGGGATCAGTAGGTTAA
- a CDS encoding DUF4912 domain-containing protein translates to MADGIMNKDQLLSLTLRQLRQEASKLSVPLYSRKTKAVLIDLIIKYQEKSSKKISTSSSQPKFEETLDSKIYNSSEEVKTNVVFLPRDPDWAYVFWQISDSDREKAQTLGANKLCLRLFDASGSEGTNLNQGTLREIAVDSYSTEWYLPIPLADRDYKVELGYKYGFNWMSLAFSSISHVPGSHPSEQILDKFVPFNLDSTSESIPDISNPVASEQNGMHERLYQAATNIPLRRKVGSEEFMENVNSTNLNDNLTDSGAGKWSSGLNDSGSGIVKNRSFWLVADAELIVYGATEPSAKLTIGGEDVPLAADGTFRIQVPFRDGTQKYDIKAVDVSGEQEKSISMKFDRTTPLDDTNEKDNAETEWF, encoded by the coding sequence GTGGCTGATGGGATCATGAATAAAGATCAATTACTCTCACTTACCCTCAGACAATTACGTCAAGAAGCAAGTAAATTATCAGTACCGCTATATAGCAGAAAAACAAAGGCTGTTTTAATTGATTTAATAATTAAATATCAAGAAAAATCCTCCAAAAAAATATCTACCAGTTCATCTCAGCCAAAATTTGAAGAAACTTTAGATTCCAAAATTTACAATAGTAGTGAAGAAGTCAAAACAAATGTAGTTTTCTTACCGAGAGACCCAGATTGGGCATATGTTTTCTGGCAAATTTCTGATTCTGATCGAGAAAAAGCACAAACATTGGGAGCGAATAAATTATGTTTACGATTATTTGATGCATCTGGTTCTGAAGGTACCAACTTGAATCAAGGAACTCTAAGAGAGATAGCAGTTGATAGCTATAGTACTGAGTGGTATTTGCCAATTCCACTTGCTGATAGAGACTATAAAGTTGAATTAGGTTACAAATATGGCTTTAACTGGATGTCTTTGGCTTTCTCTTCCATAAGTCATGTTCCTGGATCCCATCCATCTGAGCAAATTCTTGATAAATTCGTACCTTTTAATCTGGATTCCACATCTGAATCAATACCAGATATTTCTAATCCTGTTGCTTCAGAGCAAAATGGTATGCATGAAAGGTTATACCAAGCAGCAACTAATATTCCTCTCAGAAGAAAAGTTGGTTCTGAAGAATTTATGGAAAATGTAAATTCAACAAATCTCAATGATAATCTTACAGACTCAGGTGCTGGTAAATGGTCGTCTGGTTTAAACGATTCTGGAAGTGGAATTGTTAAAAATAGATCTTTTTGGCTCGTTGCTGATGCTGAATTAATTGTTTATGGAGCTACAGAGCCTTCTGCAAAATTGACAATAGGTGGAGAAGATGTTCCTCTTGCTGCAGATGGTACTTTTAGAATTCAAGTTCCATTTAGAGACGGGACTCAAAAATATGATATTAAAGCTGTTGATGTATCTGGAGAGCAAGAAAAAAGTATATCAATGAAATTTGATAGAACTACTCCACTTGACGACACTAATGAAAAAGATAATGCTGAAACTGAATGGTTTTAA
- a CDS encoding alpha-D-glucose phosphate-specific phosphoglucomutase — translation MTQVSVININSPFLDQKPGTSGLRKSTLKFQEEHYLEVFIEAILQSLDDLKGSKLVVGGDGRYGNIEAIEKIVQICVAHKVQKIIVPKYGLLSTPATSHLIRKEKAIGGIILSASHNPGGIDGDFGVKLNISNGGPAPEIITNKIFKASKSLTNYKICKIELPNFSEYGTYSYGETTLEIIDGLRDYSNLMEKIFDFDQISDFLKKDFSLIFDAMNAVTGPYAKNIFVEKMGLANDCVMNGYPLKDFGGLHPDPNLTYASHLADLLLNKKSYSFGAACDGDGDRNMILGSGCFVNPSDSLAVITANTQFVPGYKDGITGVARSMPTSSAVDNVARALNIPCFETPTGWKFFGNLLDSNLITLCGEESFGTGSNHVREKDGLWAVLYWLQVLAVKKCSVSDLMQNHWKQFGRNYYSRHDYEAIPSNIANQIFGNLSSMLENLKGNSFAGHLIKVADNFSYLDPVDNSTSENQGLRLVLDDNSRVIVRLSGTGTKGATLRLYFEKFFNPQKNLSLNPQIALKPLINDLDALLNISKLTQMETPTVIT, via the coding sequence ATGACTCAAGTTAGCGTAATTAATATCAATTCTCCTTTTTTAGATCAAAAACCAGGCACATCTGGTTTAAGAAAAAGTACTTTAAAATTTCAGGAAGAACATTATCTAGAAGTTTTTATTGAAGCAATCTTGCAATCATTGGATGATTTAAAAGGTTCAAAGTTAGTAGTTGGTGGTGATGGCAGATATGGCAATATTGAAGCAATAGAAAAAATTGTCCAAATATGCGTTGCACATAAAGTTCAAAAGATTATTGTTCCAAAATACGGTTTATTATCTACTCCTGCGACATCACATTTAATTAGAAAAGAAAAGGCTATTGGTGGAATTATTCTTTCTGCAAGCCATAATCCTGGTGGGATTGATGGCGACTTTGGAGTGAAATTGAATATATCTAATGGTGGTCCAGCTCCTGAGATAATTACTAATAAAATTTTTAAGGCTTCAAAATCACTAACTAATTATAAAATTTGTAAAATTGAATTACCTAATTTTAGTGAATATGGCACTTATTCTTACGGTGAAACTACATTAGAAATTATTGATGGATTAAGAGATTATTCAAATTTGATGGAGAAAATTTTTGATTTTGATCAAATTAGTGATTTTTTAAAAAAAGACTTCTCGTTAATCTTTGATGCAATGAATGCGGTTACAGGTCCATATGCAAAAAATATTTTTGTTGAAAAAATGGGACTTGCAAATGATTGTGTCATGAATGGTTACCCTTTAAAAGATTTTGGAGGTTTACATCCTGATCCTAATCTTACTTACGCATCTCACTTGGCAGATTTGTTATTAAATAAAAAATCTTATAGTTTTGGTGCTGCCTGCGATGGAGATGGGGATAGGAATATGATTTTAGGAAGTGGATGTTTTGTAAATCCTAGTGATAGCCTCGCAGTTATCACTGCTAACACACAATTTGTTCCTGGTTATAAAGATGGCATTACAGGTGTAGCACGATCCATGCCAACCAGCTCAGCGGTTGATAATGTTGCTCGAGCATTAAATATCCCTTGTTTCGAGACACCTACTGGTTGGAAGTTTTTTGGAAATCTTTTAGATTCTAATTTAATTACTTTATGTGGAGAAGAAAGTTTCGGAACAGGTAGTAATCATGTGAGAGAGAAAGATGGACTTTGGGCAGTTTTGTATTGGTTACAAGTTTTAGCTGTGAAAAAATGTTCGGTAAGTGATTTGATGCAGAATCATTGGAAACAATTTGGTAGGAATTATTATTCAAGACATGATTATGAGGCAATCCCCTCAAATATTGCTAATCAAATCTTTGGTAACCTAAGTTCTATGCTCGAAAATTTAAAAGGAAATAGTTTTGCTGGCCATTTAATTAAAGTTGCAGATAACTTTTCATATTTAGATCCTGTTGATAATTCCACAAGTGAAAATCAAGGTTTAAGATTGGTGCTTGATGATAATTCTCGAGTAATTGTGCGCCTTTCTGGAACTGGAACTAAGGGTGCAACATTAAGACTTTATTTTGAGAAATTTTTCAATCCTCAAAAGAATCTTTCGTTAAATCCTCAGATCGCTTTGAAACCTCTAATAAATGATTTAGATGCTTTATTAAATATTTCAAAACTTACTCAAATGGAAACTCCTACAGTAATTACATAG
- a CDS encoding AAA family ATPase — protein MHSENLFTNYSQIENNAPLADQLRPKNLEDFFGQQSILNENSLLRSAILNDKISNFIFSGPPGVGKTTLIEIISFNTRSKLIKLNAVLSSVKELRNEIANAKDRLINSKRKTILFIDEVHRFTSVQQDALLPSIENGTITFIGATTENPFFAVNKALVSRSRIFTLLPLSENDLQKILQRVINHYSKKKDSKKIYITQDATSHLIKFSGGDARTLINALEMAIETTTENDAKEIKINLSIAEDAIQKKNIVYDKNGQNHYDVISAFIKSIRGSDPDATLFWLANMLEVGEDPNFIFRRLLISACEDIGIADPNAIVVVQSCCDAFDRVGFPEGLYFLTQASLYLAMSPKSNSTKSIFKAIEKIRSINAFDVPLHLKNNSSSYVNPHNYQGNWVEQEYLPKSLRGLKIWEPNNNGWEKTQYEEFLRRKKN, from the coding sequence ATGCATTCAGAAAATTTATTTACTAATTATTCTCAAATAGAAAATAATGCACCTTTGGCAGATCAATTAAGACCAAAGAATTTGGAAGATTTTTTTGGTCAACAATCAATCCTGAATGAGAATTCGCTTTTAAGAAGTGCAATATTAAATGATAAGATTAGTAATTTTATTTTTTCAGGCCCTCCTGGTGTTGGAAAAACTACTCTAATTGAAATTATTTCCTTTAATACGCGTTCAAAATTAATTAAGTTAAATGCAGTATTATCAAGCGTTAAAGAATTAAGAAATGAAATCGCTAATGCAAAAGATAGATTAATAAATTCAAAAAGAAAAACAATTTTATTTATCGATGAGGTTCATAGATTTACATCAGTTCAACAAGATGCTTTATTACCTTCAATAGAAAATGGAACTATAACTTTTATTGGTGCTACAACTGAAAACCCTTTCTTTGCTGTCAACAAAGCGCTTGTTAGTAGGTCTCGAATTTTTACATTACTTCCTTTGTCAGAAAATGATTTGCAGAAAATATTACAAAGAGTCATAAATCACTATTCTAAAAAAAAAGATTCAAAAAAGATTTACATAACTCAAGATGCTACAAGTCATTTAATTAAATTTTCTGGCGGTGATGCAAGAACATTAATCAATGCGCTAGAGATGGCCATAGAAACAACTACTGAAAATGATGCTAAAGAAATCAAGATTAATCTCTCAATAGCAGAGGATGCAATTCAAAAGAAAAATATTGTGTACGATAAAAATGGTCAAAATCATTACGATGTAATAAGTGCCTTTATCAAGTCCATAAGAGGTTCTGATCCGGATGCAACTTTATTCTGGCTTGCAAATATGCTGGAGGTTGGTGAAGATCCTAATTTTATTTTTAGAAGACTACTTATATCTGCCTGTGAAGATATTGGAATTGCTGATCCTAATGCCATAGTAGTTGTACAATCCTGTTGTGACGCTTTTGATAGAGTTGGTTTTCCAGAAGGATTATATTTTTTAACGCAGGCTTCTTTATATTTAGCTATGTCTCCAAAAAGTAATAGTACGAAAAGTATTTTTAAAGCAATTGAAAAAATCAGATCTATAAATGCTTTTGATGTTCCACTTCATTTAAAAAATAATTCTAGTAGTTATGTTAATCCTCATAATTATCAAGGTAATTGGGTCGAACAAGAATATCTTCCTAAATCTTTAAGAGGTTTAAAAATATGGGAACCAAATAATAATGGATGGGAAAAAACTCAATATGAAGAATTTCTTAGAAGAAAAAAGAACTAA
- a CDS encoding 4'-phosphopantetheinyl transferase family protein, whose product MKLLNEYEYKIPKIWFYEIKGVQDVATLEEIKTAKNLTNSRSNIFLETRAYLRQSLSTLFDLDPLEIPINAHPGEPPSLPSGMGNISLSHCKDAITIVWHKNKIGIDIERTDRDFNYIKLAEKYFFHTNKSNHNNYLTKNMILNQWCAVEAAIKWDHGKLAKDIKHWQFFEKPKELIHKKKNIHLNYSQINFHNWTIALAYEEKTSLNPEIICCSKNF is encoded by the coding sequence TTGAAATTATTAAATGAGTATGAATATAAAATACCAAAAATTTGGTTTTATGAGATTAAAGGTGTGCAAGATGTCGCAACTTTAGAAGAAATTAAAACTGCAAAAAATCTAACAAATTCAAGATCAAATATTTTCTTAGAAACAAGAGCTTATTTGCGACAATCACTTTCAACACTTTTTGATTTAGACCCCCTAGAAATTCCAATTAATGCTCATCCTGGAGAGCCTCCAAGCTTACCTTCTGGCATGGGAAATATTAGTTTAAGTCATTGTAAAGATGCCATTACTATAGTCTGGCATAAAAACAAAATAGGGATTGATATTGAGAGAACAGATAGAGATTTTAACTATATAAAACTTGCAGAAAAATATTTTTTTCATACCAATAAATCAAACCATAATAATTATTTAACAAAAAATATGATTTTAAATCAATGGTGTGCAGTTGAAGCAGCTATAAAATGGGATCATGGAAAATTAGCTAAAGACATTAAACATTGGCAATTTTTTGAAAAGCCAAAAGAATTAATCCATAAGAAGAAGAACATACATTTAAATTATTCACAGATTAACTTCCATAATTGGACTATCGCTTTAGCCTACGAAGAAAAAACTTCTTTAAATCCTGAAATTATTTGTTGTTCGAAAAATTTTTAG
- the bcp gene encoding thioredoxin-dependent thiol peroxidase, whose product MALKVGDKAPEFKLKDSFDKDVSLSDFKGKRIILYFYPKDNTPGCTKEACNFKENWDLLQKNNIVVLGISKDNASSHQKFIDKFNLPFILLTDPEPFKVSTDYDSYGLKKFMGKEYMGMMRNTFLIDTEGKIEKIYLKVKAAIMADHIIADLGLS is encoded by the coding sequence ATGGCTCTTAAGGTTGGCGACAAAGCACCAGAATTTAAATTAAAAGATTCTTTTGATAAAGATGTTTCTCTTAGTGATTTTAAAGGTAAAAGAATAATACTATATTTTTATCCAAAAGATAATACTCCAGGATGTACTAAGGAAGCGTGTAATTTTAAAGAGAATTGGGATTTACTCCAAAAAAATAATATTGTTGTGCTTGGTATTAGTAAAGATAATGCATCCTCTCATCAGAAATTTATAGACAAATTTAATTTACCTTTTATTCTTTTAACTGATCCTGAACCTTTCAAAGTTTCTACTGATTATGATAGCTATGGATTGAAGAAATTCATGGGAAAAGAATATATGGGAATGATGAGAAATACTTTTTTAATTGATACTGAAGGTAAAATCGAAAAAATTTACTTAAAGGTAAAAGCAGCAATAATGGCTGATCATATAATTGCAGACCTTGGGTTAAGCTAA
- a CDS encoding type III pantothenate kinase: protein MVSDINFLLVGNSRLHWAQYSKNKSEFFHTKKEQKVPKTIDLDKLIWTSVGTLPNFLLKKENEIKTKDIKLSNLPDYFGVDRALACTAALKIIENPFKKDLLIADFGTILSITKLNSNGSIIGGQLLPGFLTQLKSMEQNTKNLKVPKKYDIPIKDFLINTEEAILKGVINSLTGAINSLFNPEKDILIICGGDSQLLTKSLKNQKQNIINAPNLVMEGMIIHHLSVRKLA from the coding sequence ATGGTCTCAGATATAAATTTTTTATTAGTAGGCAATAGTAGGCTTCATTGGGCTCAATATTCTAAAAATAAATCTGAATTCTTCCATACCAAAAAAGAGCAAAAAGTTCCCAAAACTATAGATCTTGATAAATTAATTTGGACTTCTGTGGGAACATTACCAAATTTTTTGCTGAAAAAAGAAAATGAAATCAAAACTAAAGATATTAAGTTATCAAATCTTCCTGATTATTTTGGAGTTGATAGAGCTCTTGCCTGTACTGCCGCTTTAAAAATTATTGAAAACCCTTTCAAAAAAGATTTGCTAATTGCAGATTTTGGAACAATATTATCAATAACAAAATTAAATTCAAATGGATCTATTATTGGTGGTCAACTTCTTCCAGGTTTTCTAACACAATTAAAATCAATGGAACAAAATACAAAAAATCTTAAAGTTCCCAAAAAATATGATATTCCGATCAAAGATTTTTTAATTAATACAGAAGAAGCAATCTTAAAAGGAGTAATCAACTCTCTTACTGGTGCGATTAACAGTTTATTTAATCCCGAAAAGGATATTTTGATAATCTGTGGAGGAGACTCTCAATTACTCACAAAATCTCTAAAGAATCAAAAACAAAATATTATCAATGCTCCTAATTTAGTTATGGAAGGGATGATTATTCACCACCTGTCTGTAAGAAAATTAGCTTAA
- a CDS encoding phosphoadenylyl-sulfate reductase, which yields MIENILKDIQPKLRKYNQELVDMKPQEMLTWGYEKFDNQFAITTSFGIQSSVILDMVSKLCLQKKIKIFWIDTGYLPPETYHYAEKLIEDLSLEVEVLQSELSPARMEAKYGKLWETNKESDLDKYHELRKIKPLDNGLEKYNIYCWASGVRSSQTENRNKMKLIDVIRQRLSLRPLLNWTNKDIFYYMEENNLPAHPLFIKGYSSVGDWHSSSPDGIQTKGRDTRFGGIKQECGIHTND from the coding sequence ATGATTGAAAACATACTTAAAGATATTCAACCTAAGTTAAGGAAATATAACCAAGAGCTAGTAGATATGAAGCCTCAAGAAATGCTTACTTGGGGTTATGAAAAGTTTGATAATCAATTTGCTATAACAACAAGCTTTGGCATACAGTCATCAGTTATCTTAGATATGGTTAGTAAATTATGTCTACAAAAAAAAATCAAAATATTTTGGATAGATACAGGATACCTGCCTCCAGAAACATACCACTACGCTGAAAAACTTATTGAAGATTTATCATTAGAAGTAGAAGTTCTTCAAAGTGAATTATCTCCAGCAAGAATGGAGGCTAAATATGGAAAACTTTGGGAAACAAATAAAGAGAGTGATTTAGATAAGTATCATGAGTTAAGAAAAATAAAACCCTTAGATAATGGGCTAGAAAAATATAATATTTATTGCTGGGCAAGTGGTGTTAGATCAAGTCAAACAGAAAATAGAAACAAAATGAAATTGATAGACGTAATTCGGCAAAGACTTTCTTTAAGACCCTTATTAAATTGGACAAATAAAGATATTTTTTATTATATGGAAGAGAATAACTTGCCTGCCCATCCACTTTTTATCAAAGGTTATTCTTCTGTAGGAGATTGGCATTCAAGCAGTCCCGATGGTATCCAAACAAAAGGAAGAGATACAAGATTTGGAGGGATTAAACAAGAATGCGGAATACATACTAATGATTAA